The following is a genomic window from Methylomarinum vadi.
ATCTCCTCTTGAAATGAAATCCGGTTTCCAGCAACCAGATCGTTTCGTGCTAAAGCGCCCGGTAATCGTTTAAATCACTTTGGTCAATCGACTAATGGGCTGCTCAAAGTCTGAGCGGGCTAAGTTCAAGGTCCCTGGCCATAGGGAATTGGCAGCTTGAAGCAGAATTCCTGGGCTTGTTCACGCCCGGTTGCCGTTTGCGCAACACTGAAACCGGGAGCGACTAGGTAGCCTCTCAACAGTCTCTTCGTCTCATGTGCGATCTGAGAAAATGAATTGAACAACTGCATGATATTCTCCTGAGATCAATTCCAACTTTCTTGTTGTCATCAATCTCAATACAGATACCATGCCAAGTTTTATTTCGTTGAATTTACTGGTTTTTTAATAGTCCTTGACTGTTTCCGGGGGTAATTACCCAAACCGGAGGAGAATATTCACCACTGGTTATGACTGGCGCACCAGCTCGGCAAAAGCGGATGGATAACTAAGTTGTAAAGAAACATCGGAAACCCGAAATATTTCCGATTCGGTCTCTTTTCGCAACTCAATTATTCCGCCTCAATAGGTTTTGGAAAACTTTTGAAAATTGGCGAGCGGGGCTGCAGGGAGATTAAAATTGAAAACGAATTTTCTGCAACAACTCGCCCTTGCGCTCATAAACCTTGATATCCAGCGTTTTCGGCGTGACTTTGACGCGGGTGAAGTTGTCGCCGGAATAAACCTCGCTGATTTTGCCCAATTGATAAGCGTTTCTGTCATCGGCCGAGGCGACATGGCCGCTGAGTTGAAAGTGGCGGCGTTTCATGTGCGGATAAGGCCAGTAAAACGATGAGGAAATGACCGAATAAATGGCCAACGGTTTGTCGGCGGTGCCGATATTGAGTTCGGCGGCCATCGAACAATGCACGTCGCCGGAAAGGAAGACGACGCGTTTTATTTTTTTCGCGCGGATCAAAGCGATGATGCGGTCGCGTTGTTTGCGGAAGCCGCCCCATTTGTCCTCGTTTTCCTTTTGCGTGTCGGGAAAAAAAGGCACGGCGGAAACGATTAGTTTGGCTTTGCCGGAGCCGTCGCCCAGCCAATCGAGCAATGCCAGCATTTGTTGTTCGCCGATTATATCGCCTTCATCAGCACCCACCTCAGGTTCCCGCTCGGTGCGGGTATCGGTCACGAAAAAATCGCAACAACCGTCGCTGAACTGGTAATAAAAACAATCGGGCGTACCGACCAATTTACCCTTGCCGTCATGTTTCAGCAGCGGACTATGGCTCATCTGATAGACCTGATAGGAATGGATCGCGGCCGGATATTTCAGCATCATGTCCCGTTGACTGGCCAGTGCCGGCCAGTTGTCCTCGATCTCATGGTCGTCCAGCGTCATGTAGGTCGGGACCTGACTCATCAATTCCCGGATATAGGGCTGGGAAAAGGCGTCGCGATAGCGCCGCAGGAATTCGTCCAATTGCGCATCGGGCGCCAGGAAATTGAGGTCATCCGCATAGATTTGGTCGCCGACCATCAACAGCTTGTCGACTTTTTTACCTTTTTCGATCTGCTGGTTGATGGACAGGAATGTCTTGTCGCCGCGGTCGTCGAACCAACTGCCGCCGAACAGCCGCAGCAGATAACGGCAGGAGCCGAAGATAAATTCGCGGGTGGCCTTCGGATCGCTGCTGGCCGTGCGGAACCGTCCCTGGTCGGCGTTGCGCCAGTCTATGTCGGTGATCGCATCCAGTTCGGTCAGCTCCTGCTCGGCAAAAAA
Proteins encoded in this region:
- a CDS encoding alkaline phosphatase D family protein; translated protein: MIINPLTVGPIVGHADADHVRLWGRGELEITSAGKPRRCFGVARIRKNGDADYSPARYFKMNPNFDMTGIALFHDLKADTPYEFQMGYFFAEQELTELDAITDIDWRNADQGRFRTASSDPKATREFIFGSCRYLLRLFGGSWFDDRGDKTFLSINQQIEKGKKVDKLLMVGDQIYADDLNFLAPDAQLDEFLRRYRDAFSQPYIRELMSQVPTYMTLDDHEIEDNWPALASQRDMMLKYPAAIHSYQVYQMSHSPLLKHDGKGKLVGTPDCFYYQFSDGCCDFFVTDTRTEREPEVGADEGDIIGEQQMLALLDWLGDGSGKAKLIVSAVPFFPDTQKENEDKWGGFRKQRDRIIALIRAKKIKRVVFLSGDVHCSMAAELNIGTADKPLAIYSVISSSFYWPYPHMKRRHFQLSGHVASADDRNAYQLGKISEVYSGDNFTRVKVTPKTLDIKVYERKGELLQKIRFQF